Proteins from one Chitinophaga oryzae genomic window:
- a CDS encoding LutC/YkgG family protein, protein MSSREQILAAVKKNQPDAVTLPSLQGLSGNMPATPEAYRKVLESLGGSLFEITDTAQVPGLLKEHYPHLQRVVFADDKQEWVHEDPHQLEDVDMAVVTGQWGVAENGAIWLTENDIAVRVLPFICQHLAIILPRERILATMHDAYEKIGAPQSGFGVFIAGPSKTADIEQSLVLGAHGAKSLVVFVLG, encoded by the coding sequence ATGAGTAGCAGAGAACAGATACTGGCCGCCGTGAAGAAAAATCAGCCCGATGCTGTAACATTGCCTTCCCTGCAAGGGCTGTCAGGCAACATGCCGGCTACCCCGGAAGCTTATCGCAAAGTGCTGGAAAGCCTCGGTGGCAGCCTGTTTGAGATTACTGATACCGCGCAGGTGCCTGGCCTGTTGAAGGAACATTATCCCCATCTTCAAAGGGTCGTGTTCGCTGATGATAAACAGGAATGGGTACACGAAGATCCGCATCAGCTGGAAGATGTGGACATGGCCGTGGTGACCGGACAGTGGGGCGTGGCCGAGAACGGCGCCATCTGGCTGACGGAAAATGATATAGCCGTGAGAGTACTGCCTTTCATCTGCCAGCATCTCGCTATCATCTTACCACGGGAACGCATACTGGCAACCATGCACGATGCCTATGAAAAAATCGGTGCACCCCAATCCGGTTTCGGCGTATTTATTGCAGGCCCATCCAAAACAGCTGACATAGAGCAATCCCTCGTATTAGGCGCCCATGGCGCAAAAAGTCTGGTCGTGTTTGTTTTAGGTTAA
- a CDS encoding lactate utilization protein B: protein MNRPTTDHATLADKFNENEPRVNWHDETLWWVRAKRDRQAWSIPEWEQLRETASQIKLNVLGNLHDYLTQFEQQAIQNGAVVHWAADAAEHNRIVTEILKKHDVKRMVKSKSMLTEECHLNPHLQANGIEVIDTDLGERIVQLAEEPPSHIVLPCIHKKKEEIGELFHEHLGTPAGNADPQFLTAAARQHLRKEFLQSKAAITGVNFAVAETGEMVVCTNEGNADMGAHLADVHIACMGIEKIIPRRKHLGVFLRLLARSATGQPITTYSSHFRQPAPGRELHIVIVDNGRSRQLGREDFRNSLKCIRCGACMNTCPVYRRSGGHSYHTAVAGPIGSILAPNLDMKDYADLPFASTLCGSCSNVCPVKIDIHQQLYKWRQVLVKEGHTSGMKTAGMKMMNAVLSKPGNYKRAGKMGRWVLRAFPGMVNNRFNPWFKQREMPAPPAQSFSEWYAQQPSTKNKQP, encoded by the coding sequence ATGAACAGGCCAACCACCGATCACGCCACGCTGGCGGACAAGTTCAACGAAAACGAGCCAAGGGTCAACTGGCATGATGAAACGCTGTGGTGGGTAAGGGCCAAACGCGACCGCCAGGCCTGGAGTATTCCTGAATGGGAACAGCTGCGGGAAACCGCTTCTCAAATAAAGCTCAACGTGCTGGGTAACCTGCATGACTATCTGACGCAGTTTGAACAGCAGGCGATACAAAACGGCGCCGTTGTTCACTGGGCAGCGGATGCGGCGGAGCATAACCGTATCGTGACGGAGATCCTGAAGAAGCATGATGTAAAACGCATGGTGAAGAGCAAGTCCATGCTCACTGAGGAGTGTCATCTGAATCCGCACCTGCAGGCCAACGGCATCGAAGTGATCGATACCGACCTGGGCGAACGTATTGTGCAGCTGGCGGAAGAGCCGCCGAGCCATATTGTATTGCCCTGTATTCACAAAAAGAAGGAAGAGATAGGCGAGCTCTTTCATGAGCACCTGGGCACGCCTGCCGGTAACGCCGATCCGCAGTTCCTTACCGCGGCAGCGCGCCAGCACCTGCGTAAGGAGTTCCTGCAATCCAAAGCCGCTATTACCGGCGTGAACTTCGCGGTGGCGGAAACGGGTGAGATGGTGGTTTGCACCAATGAAGGCAATGCCGATATGGGCGCCCACCTCGCGGATGTACATATCGCCTGTATGGGCATTGAAAAGATCATTCCCCGGCGCAAACACCTGGGCGTGTTCCTGCGGCTGCTGGCACGGAGCGCCACCGGGCAGCCTATCACCACTTATTCCAGCCACTTCAGGCAACCGGCTCCCGGCAGGGAACTGCATATCGTGATCGTGGATAACGGCCGCTCCCGGCAGCTGGGCCGCGAAGATTTCCGCAACTCCCTGAAATGTATCCGGTGCGGCGCCTGCATGAATACCTGCCCGGTATACCGTCGCAGCGGCGGCCACAGTTATCATACGGCCGTTGCCGGCCCTATCGGCAGCATCCTGGCGCCCAATCTTGATATGAAAGATTACGCCGACCTGCCTTTTGCCTCCACGCTCTGCGGTTCCTGCTCCAATGTCTGCCCCGTAAAGATCGACATCCATCAGCAGTTATATAAGTGGAGACAGGTCCTGGTAAAGGAAGGACATACCAGCGGTATGAAAACCGCCGGTATGAAGATGATGAACGCCGTACTGTCCAAACCCGGTAACTATAAAAGAGCCGGTAAGATGGGACGCTGGGTGTTACGCGCTTTCCCGGGAATGGTCAACAATCGTTTTAATCCGTGGTTTAAACAAAGGGAGATGCCGGCGCCGCCTGCGCAGTCATTCTCCGAATGGTATGCACAACAACCTTCAACAAAAAATAAGCAACCCTGA
- a CDS encoding (Fe-S)-binding protein: protein MTIKIATTVKVGLFIPCYIDQFYPQVGIATLQLLQKLGCEVEYPQGQTCCGQPMANSGYEHLTHQCNSLFVRNFAAYDYIVGPSGSCVLHIKEHLHDPAHEPAAAGIRERIYELTAFLTDILKVTALPARFPHKVGLHQSCHGQRGLGLAQMSELVAAPFSKPEQLLRMVAGLELVELDRKDECCGFGGTFCVTEEAVSVKMGKDRVTDHVKHGAEVITGTDVSCLMHMEGILRRQHQPVRVMHIAEILNQQIP from the coding sequence ATGACCATCAAAATCGCTACCACTGTGAAAGTCGGATTATTTATACCGTGTTATATTGACCAGTTTTACCCGCAGGTAGGCATAGCCACGCTGCAGCTGTTGCAGAAGCTGGGGTGTGAAGTGGAATACCCGCAGGGGCAAACCTGTTGCGGTCAGCCTATGGCCAATTCGGGCTATGAGCATCTGACGCATCAGTGCAACAGCCTTTTTGTCCGCAACTTTGCGGCCTATGATTATATTGTGGGGCCTTCCGGCAGCTGTGTGCTGCATATTAAAGAACACCTGCACGACCCGGCCCATGAACCGGCAGCCGCCGGCATACGGGAACGTATATATGAACTGACGGCTTTTCTGACAGATATATTAAAGGTAACGGCCTTGCCTGCACGTTTTCCGCACAAGGTGGGGCTGCACCAGAGCTGCCACGGGCAGCGCGGCCTCGGCCTGGCGCAGATGAGCGAGCTGGTGGCGGCGCCTTTCTCCAAGCCGGAGCAGCTGCTGCGTATGGTGGCTGGCCTGGAACTGGTAGAACTGGACCGCAAAGATGAATGCTGCGGCTTCGGCGGTACCTTCTGTGTTACAGAAGAGGCCGTTTCCGTGAAGATGGGCAAAGATCGTGTAACCGATCACGTTAAACACGGCGCGGAAGTCATCACCGGTACAGACGTTAGTTGTCTGATGCATATGGAAGGTATCCTCCGCCGGCAGCATCAGCCGGTAAGAGTGATGCATATTGCTGAAATCCTTAATCAACAGATCCCATGA
- a CDS encoding LLM class flavin-dependent oxidoreductase, with protein sequence MKLSVLDQSPIRNGSNATEALQESVELARLADKLGYTRYWLSEHHNTNSLAGASPEILIARLAAETERIRIGSGGVMLPNHSTLKVAENFRLLEALYPGRIDLGIGRAPGGDRITAHILNPSNTFDPKEFVQQLVDLQAWLTDKVTPGSLQEKVKAIPVIPSSPDLWMLTSSGESGLLAAHFGMALSFAHFIYPVGGPQAVARYREQFRPSPHLAAPLASVGIFVFCADTEEKAAELEAVMDYRLLSFEKGKYDIFPTYEEIKDIEYSAEELARIRANSGRRVSGTPPQVKARLEQLAADYAVDELVIATITQDHADRLRSYELLAEAFQLKR encoded by the coding sequence ATGAAACTTAGCGTATTGGACCAATCACCGATCAGGAACGGCAGCAATGCCACGGAAGCCTTGCAGGAAAGCGTTGAGCTGGCCCGGCTGGCAGACAAACTGGGTTATACCCGTTATTGGTTATCAGAACATCACAACACCAACAGCCTGGCAGGAGCCTCCCCGGAGATACTGATCGCCCGGCTGGCCGCAGAAACGGAACGTATCCGCATCGGCTCAGGCGGCGTGATGCTCCCTAATCACAGTACCCTTAAAGTAGCAGAAAACTTCCGGTTGCTCGAAGCGTTATACCCCGGCCGTATAGACCTGGGCATTGGCCGCGCACCGGGTGGCGACCGTATCACGGCGCATATCCTCAATCCCTCCAATACCTTTGATCCCAAAGAGTTTGTGCAGCAGTTGGTAGATCTGCAGGCATGGCTCACCGATAAAGTCACCCCCGGCAGCTTACAGGAAAAAGTAAAAGCCATTCCGGTCATACCTTCCTCGCCCGACCTGTGGATGCTCACTTCCAGCGGCGAAAGCGGCCTGCTGGCGGCACATTTCGGTATGGCCCTCTCTTTTGCACATTTTATCTATCCGGTAGGCGGCCCGCAGGCGGTGGCCAGGTACCGTGAACAGTTCCGTCCCTCTCCACACCTCGCCGCCCCGCTGGCCAGCGTAGGCATTTTCGTGTTCTGCGCCGATACGGAGGAAAAAGCGGCTGAACTGGAGGCTGTGATGGACTATCGCCTGCTCAGCTTCGAAAAAGGGAAATACGACATCTTCCCCACCTACGAAGAAATCAAAGACATAGAATACAGTGCTGAAGAGCTGGCGCGGATAAGGGCCAACAGCGGCCGTCGTGTTTCCGGTACGCCGCCGCAGGTAAAAGCCCGCCTCGAACAGCTGGCGGCAGACTATGCGGTGGATGAACTGGTGATCGCCACCATTACCCAGGACCATGCCGACAGGCTCCGTTCCTACGAGCTGCTGGCGGAAGCCTTTCAGTTAAAACGATAA
- a CDS encoding helix-turn-helix domain-containing protein, giving the protein MPQPDNTNIIFHLAADFINQTNRHVFLTGKAGTGKTTFLKYIKEHTKKNTVVVAPTGVAAINAGGVTMHSFFQLPFGPFIPGSKRGFGMDGISSTDKHSLFRNIRFTNDKKVLLQELELLIIDEVSMVRCDMLDAIDTILRHFRNKPLLPFGGVQVLFIGDLYQLPPVVPDSEWQLLSEYYNSSFFFDARVIDQAPPLYIELKKIYRQNEQLFIDVLNRIRNSEVEEEDLMLLNDRYDPYFKGEDGEYIVLSTHNRKADDINARRLAEMPGKLFRFEGRIEGDFSDKALPTELVLQLKIGAQVMFLKNDLAQPRRYYNGKLATVTDIDDEEITLLLAGSHEELKLAKETWRNIRYSYNQEENSIEEEEIGSFTQFPIRLAWAITIHKSQGLTFEKAIIDAGYAFAPGQVYVALSRCTSLEGLVLHSRITYGSIKTDRQVIEFAEKEVAANELVVLLEMERKKFQATSLLQLFDWYRMQANIRSHAVWIQDKKVPDIDAALQVSRQLTAKTEQQQEVANRFVVQLHQLLDTTVQTGETDQLEERVNKAIGYFTKSIYEDLILPLQEHIATVKKQKSKKYLLQLMSLEADCWQKLQQVWEVSYADLDFTKGLKDYTKLRNAEAEGTVAGKKGGKPEAKGKVEKGSSRRGTLELYLGGKNIPDIAVARQLAVSTVESHLAQCVEAGELDLFRFVPEATVKLIMSHIRELGATAAGPIKERVGPAVTFAEIRAVQWYLKKQQEEEIMKD; this is encoded by the coding sequence ATGCCCCAACCTGATAATACAAATATCATCTTCCACCTGGCGGCAGATTTCATTAACCAGACAAACCGCCACGTGTTCCTGACCGGTAAAGCCGGTACAGGAAAGACGACGTTCCTGAAATATATCAAAGAACATACGAAGAAAAATACCGTGGTGGTAGCGCCTACCGGTGTGGCAGCGATCAATGCCGGCGGGGTTACCATGCACTCTTTTTTCCAGTTGCCCTTCGGACCGTTTATCCCGGGCAGCAAGCGCGGATTTGGCATGGATGGGATCAGCAGCACGGATAAACACAGCCTGTTCCGCAACATCCGTTTCACGAATGACAAAAAGGTGTTGTTACAGGAACTGGAACTGCTGATCATCGATGAGGTGAGTATGGTACGCTGTGATATGCTCGATGCGATCGACACCATCCTGCGGCACTTCCGTAATAAACCGCTGTTGCCATTCGGTGGCGTACAGGTGCTGTTCATCGGCGATCTGTACCAGCTGCCGCCGGTGGTGCCGGATTCTGAATGGCAGTTGCTCTCGGAGTATTACAACAGCTCCTTTTTCTTCGACGCCCGTGTCATCGACCAGGCGCCTCCGTTGTACATCGAGTTAAAAAAGATATACCGGCAGAACGAACAGCTGTTCATCGATGTGCTGAACCGCATCCGCAACAGTGAAGTGGAAGAAGAAGACCTGATGTTGCTCAACGACCGCTACGATCCTTATTTTAAAGGAGAAGACGGGGAATACATCGTATTGTCTACCCACAACCGCAAAGCGGATGATATCAACGCCCGCCGCCTGGCGGAAATGCCGGGAAAACTCTTCCGCTTTGAAGGCAGGATAGAAGGAGACTTCAGCGATAAGGCGCTGCCGACGGAGCTGGTGCTGCAACTGAAAATCGGTGCGCAGGTGATGTTCCTGAAAAATGATCTGGCGCAGCCCCGCCGTTATTATAATGGTAAGCTGGCGACGGTAACAGATATCGACGACGAAGAGATTACCTTGCTGCTGGCCGGTTCCCATGAAGAACTGAAACTGGCGAAAGAAACCTGGCGTAATATCCGTTACTCTTACAACCAGGAAGAAAACAGTATCGAAGAAGAAGAGATCGGCAGTTTTACGCAGTTTCCCATCCGGCTGGCATGGGCTATTACTATTCACAAAAGCCAGGGCCTTACTTTTGAAAAGGCCATTATTGATGCGGGGTATGCTTTTGCGCCCGGACAGGTATACGTGGCGCTGAGCCGCTGCACATCGCTGGAAGGGCTGGTGCTGCATTCACGCATTACCTACGGCAGCATCAAAACAGACCGCCAGGTGATCGAGTTTGCCGAAAAGGAAGTGGCGGCCAACGAACTGGTGGTGCTGCTGGAAATGGAGCGTAAGAAGTTCCAGGCCACCTCGCTGCTGCAGCTGTTTGACTGGTACCGTATGCAGGCCAACATCCGCAGTCACGCCGTATGGATACAGGACAAAAAAGTACCGGATATCGATGCGGCCTTACAGGTAAGCCGGCAGCTGACGGCGAAAACGGAGCAGCAGCAGGAAGTGGCCAACCGCTTTGTGGTGCAGCTGCACCAGTTGCTTGACACCACGGTGCAGACAGGAGAGACCGATCAGCTGGAAGAACGGGTAAACAAAGCCATCGGCTACTTTACCAAAAGCATATACGAAGATCTGATACTGCCTCTGCAGGAGCATATAGCGACGGTCAAAAAACAGAAATCGAAGAAGTACCTGTTGCAGTTGATGTCGCTGGAAGCGGATTGCTGGCAGAAATTACAGCAGGTATGGGAAGTGTCTTACGCCGACCTGGATTTTACCAAAGGGCTGAAAGACTATACGAAACTCAGAAACGCCGAAGCGGAAGGGACTGTCGCCGGAAAAAAAGGCGGTAAACCGGAAGCCAAAGGCAAAGTAGAGAAGGGGAGCAGCCGCAGGGGTACGCTGGAGCTGTACCTGGGCGGTAAGAACATCCCCGATATTGCCGTGGCGCGGCAACTGGCGGTAAGCACGGTAGAAAGCCACCTGGCCCAGTGCGTAGAGGCCGGAGAGCTGGACCTGTTCCGCTTTGTGCCGGAAGCAACGGTAAAACTGATCATGTCCCATATCCGCGAACTGGGCGCTACGGCCGCCGGACCTATCAAAGAGCGTGTAGGCCCCGCCGTGACCTTCGCAGAAATAAGGGCAGTACAATGGTATCTTAAAAAACAACAGGAAGAAGAGATTATGAAAGATTAA
- a CDS encoding cold-shock protein, with translation MQTGVVKFFNEAKGFGFIKIEGTGQEIFVHVSGIKESIGENDRVVFDVEEGRKGPNAVNVRLA, from the coding sequence ATGCAAACAGGTGTAGTTAAATTTTTTAATGAAGCTAAAGGTTTTGGATTCATTAAAATCGAAGGAACAGGACAAGAAATTTTTGTTCACGTTTCTGGTATCAAAGAAAGCATCGGCGAAAATGACCGCGTAGTATTCGACGTGGAAGAAGGCAGAAAAGGCCCGAATGCTGTTAACGTAAGATTGGCATAA